One window from the genome of Oryza glaberrima chromosome 3, OglaRS2, whole genome shotgun sequence encodes:
- the LOC127765544 gene encoding uncharacterized protein LOC127765544, with the protein MWHEARKSERKVHDLMDAARRRAQRRAAYLARRRGDPHQSLQVSGARCRVHRDDALYQATEDQQGLIPWNGKQDVLIDRFDGRALLDFIRDSSSRPFRVQEKSEEEEELEEFVNFERYRDLIKHRRRGFSDEAGLQHVSQELEAKAILPFSFEKPQSSQTPASKGTYSQVGYSYKGDGNEESEDLNSDDEDEEEEDEEDEKGFSSDDSSDERMESIAKEFGVKRYNWLVYMDKKAKEEEKRQKEIIKGDPSIKKLSRRERRKVSQIEREREREAARSVGRVSYRDPYREQRRSPSYDSYSRGRRSRSRSRSRSPSYSRRHGRGTHAESNYRSKPKTPRVEYITEFGGSDDTSDLKVAGISPPSSPIRVGIPNRSSGGQILEALHSDPASSLSVEQEKSTKNLKAPTSTSALVKLSKGAAGGPGKTVQTEKKETPQERLKRIMSKQLNKQIRKDTAAEIAKKREQERQRQEKLAEVGRYRGRSRSLSRSPPRRRHYSRSRSRSRSPRRYHSRSQSHSRSPSRSPRYRSRSRH; encoded by the exons ATGTGGCACGAGGCGCGGAAGTCGGAGCGGAAGGTCCACGACCTCATGgacgccgcgcggcggcgggcgcagcgCCGGGCCGCCtacctcgcgcgccgccgcggggaccCGCACCAGTCCCTCCAGGTCTCCGGCGCGCGCTGCCGCGTCCACCGCGACGACGCGCTCTACCAGGCCACCGAGGACCAGCAGGGACT GATACCATGGAATGGAAAACAAGATGTTTTGATTGACAG ATTTGATGGCCGCGCACTACTTGACTTCATCCGTGACTCTAGCTCTCGGCCTTTCCGGGTCCAAGAGAAgtctgaagaagaggaagagttAGAGGAGTTTGTTAATTTTGAACGTTACCGGGATTTGATTAAGCATCGACGTAGAGGAT TTTCTGATGAGGCGGGTTTGCAGCATGTTTCGCAAGAGTTGGAGGCAAAGGCTATTCTTCCTTTTAGCTTTGAGAA ACCTCAATCCTCACAGACCCCTGCTAGCAAAGGCACATATTCACAGGTGGGTTACTCATATAAAGGGGATGGAAATGAAGAATCTGAAGATCTAAAcagtgatgatgaggatgaagaggaagaagatgaagaggatgaAAAGGGCTTCAGTAGTGATGACAGCAGTGATGAACGAATGGAAAGTATAGCCAAGGAATTTGGTGTAAAACGATATAACTGGCTTGTTTACATGGACAAGAAGGCCAAGGAAGAGGAAAAGCGCCAGAAAGAGATTATCAAAGGCGATCCTTCCATT AAAAAGCTGAGCcgcagagagagaagaaaagttTCTCAAATTGAGAGGGAAAGAGAGCGGGAAGCAGCACGTTCTGTTGGAAGGGTATCTTATCGTGATCCTTATAG GGAACAAAGGAGAAGTCCGTCATATGATTCGTATTCAAGGGGCAGAAG ATCAAGGTCAAGATCAAGATCTCGTTCACCTTCGTATTCTAGACGCCATGGCCGTGGTACACATGCTGAAAGCAACTACCGAAGCAAGCCAAAGACTCCAAGGGTTGAATACATCACTGAATTTGGAGGTTCAGATGACACCAGTGACCTGAAAGTTGCAGGGATATCTCCACCTTCATCTCCAATACGAGTTGGCATACCTAACCG GTCATCAGGTGGCCAAATTCTTGAGGCACTTCACAGTGATCCTGCATCTTCTTTGTCTGTGGAGCAGGAAAAAAGTACAAAAAATTTGAAAGCGCCCACCAG CACATCAGCACTAGTCAAACTAAGCAAGGGTGCCGCTGGGGGGCCTGGCAAAACCGTCCAGactgaaaagaaagaaacaccACAAGAACGACTTAAAAGAATAATGAGCAAACAACTTAACAAGCAAA TTCGAAAGGACACTGCTGCTGAGATAGCAAAGAAACGAGAACAGGAACGCCAAAGGCAGGAAAAACTTGCGGAGGTAGGTCGGTACAGGGGTCGAAGCAGGAGCCTTAGCCGATCTCCACCAAG AAGGCGACATTATAGCAGAAGCCGTAGTAGGAGTAGAAGTCCAAGGAGGTACCATTCACGATCCCAGTCTCATTCCCGTTCGCCTTCTCGCTCTCCAAG GTACAGAAGCAGGTCAAGGCACTGA